Proteins from a single region of Runella sp. SP2:
- a CDS encoding magnesium chelatase: protein MAYRDLKPKQLLQLHTLGELKAAGYQPKSIKQELRDNLIEKLRAKESVFPGIWGYEDTVIPDVERAILSMHHINLLGLRGQAKTRIARLMVNLLDEYIPVVAGSELNDDPLQPLSRFARDLVDEKGDHTPIAWVHRQERYAEKLATPDVSVADLIGDVDPIKAATLKLPYSDERVIHFGLIPRSHRCIFVINELPDLQARIQVSLFNILQEGDIQIRGFKLRLPLDIQFVFTANPEDYTNRGSIVTPLKDRIDSQIVTHYPKTLEIGKKITAQEAVVKTEQKGMVKVNEIVKDLVEQIAFEARDSEYVDSKSGVSARLTIAAFENLLSAAERRVLLNGEKETYVRISDLYGAVPAICGKVELVYEGEVEGPVIVAQNLIGKAIRTQFLTYFPNPESLKKKKGAKNPFQKIQQWFGENEMDILSELTNREYEARLKTIEGLDDLVDDFHRGLSREEKLFMMEFALHGMAEHSLIGKQMLDRGLHFKDLLSSMFSGPDEDEDNDDVF, encoded by the coding sequence ATGGCCTACCGCGATTTAAAGCCCAAACAGCTTCTCCAACTCCACACGCTTGGCGAACTGAAAGCTGCGGGCTACCAGCCCAAATCTATTAAGCAAGAATTAAGAGATAACCTTATTGAGAAATTACGGGCCAAAGAATCTGTTTTTCCTGGCATTTGGGGGTACGAGGATACTGTTATCCCCGACGTTGAACGGGCTATTTTGTCGATGCACCACATCAACCTGCTAGGGCTTCGTGGACAGGCTAAAACGCGGATTGCGCGATTGATGGTTAATTTGCTCGATGAATACATTCCTGTAGTAGCAGGCTCAGAACTAAACGACGACCCGTTGCAGCCGCTGTCGCGTTTTGCGCGCGACCTTGTGGATGAGAAAGGCGACCACACGCCGATTGCGTGGGTACATCGTCAGGAGCGGTATGCTGAAAAATTAGCCACACCCGACGTATCGGTAGCCGACCTTATTGGGGACGTTGACCCCATCAAAGCTGCAACGCTCAAATTACCTTATTCGGACGAACGCGTGATTCACTTTGGACTCATTCCGCGCTCGCACCGTTGTATCTTTGTTATCAACGAATTGCCTGATTTACAGGCTCGTATTCAGGTATCATTGTTTAATATTTTGCAGGAGGGTGACATCCAAATTCGCGGCTTCAAACTGCGCCTCCCCCTTGATATTCAGTTTGTTTTCACGGCAAATCCCGAAGATTACACCAACCGTGGAAGCATTGTGACGCCTTTGAAAGACCGTATCGACAGCCAAATTGTGACGCACTATCCGAAAACGCTCGAAATTGGGAAGAAAATTACGGCGCAAGAAGCGGTGGTGAAAACTGAGCAGAAAGGCATGGTGAAAGTCAACGAAATTGTGAAAGACTTGGTAGAGCAAATTGCCTTTGAAGCCCGCGACAGTGAATACGTAGATTCGAAAAGTGGGGTATCGGCACGCTTGACGATTGCGGCTTTTGAAAACTTACTTTCGGCGGCCGAACGTCGGGTGTTACTCAACGGTGAAAAAGAAACCTATGTGCGTATTTCAGACCTTTACGGAGCGGTGCCTGCCATTTGCGGAAAAGTAGAATTGGTCTATGAAGGCGAAGTAGAAGGCCCTGTGATTGTAGCTCAAAACTTGATTGGCAAAGCGATTCGTACGCAGTTTTTGACGTATTTCCCCAATCCCGAATCTCTCAAAAAGAAAAAAGGAGCGAAGAACCCGTTCCAAAAAATACAGCAGTGGTTTGGGGAAAATGAAATGGATATTTTGAGCGAACTCACCAACCGCGAATACGAAGCCCGTTTAAAGACAATCGAAGGATTAGATGATTTGGTGGATGATTTTCACCGTGGTTTGAGTCGGGAAGAAAAGCTATTTATGATGGAGTTTGCCCTGCACGGCATGGCCGAACACTCGCTCATTGGTAAACAGATGTTGGACCGTGGACTGCATTTCAAAGACTTGTTGAGCAGTATGTTCTCTGGACCCGATGAGGACGAAGATAATGACGATGTTTTTTAA
- a CDS encoding tetratricopeptide repeat protein produces MKGFHWSIMLCIFFAVGWVGCSEQSQTEAAQFFLKGNLKLEKREYAEAIRYYDEAILKQGDMADAFCNRGIAYLHIGETEKALEDFNKAIELDKKLDEAYFNRAGALVDRKEFTQAAADLEQIRKNYQDSTNYYLRWGDLKFNQGYYDQALAEYDRAVALKATNVQALVNRGVAYFEKKDFKSAQVDFEKALKLDSQQQLAYNNLALIFARQNQLDQAVKMVERALDFDPVNPIYLNNKGYILLLQNKAEEAKKLIERALEKDPQNSYAHRNLGLYWMQTGNKVEALVELKKAYDQNPSTDQIHFWLGKAQADNNQKDEACRTWQKGEAIGDAEAASERKKNCR; encoded by the coding sequence ATGAAAGGGTTTCACTGGAGCATTATGCTCTGTATTTTTTTTGCCGTAGGTTGGGTGGGCTGCTCCGAACAAAGCCAAACGGAGGCTGCTCAGTTTTTTTTGAAAGGAAATCTTAAACTTGAGAAAAGAGAATATGCCGAGGCGATTCGCTACTATGACGAAGCAATTCTAAAGCAAGGTGATATGGCCGATGCCTTCTGTAATCGTGGAATTGCCTACTTGCATATCGGTGAAACGGAAAAGGCATTAGAAGATTTTAACAAAGCCATTGAACTAGATAAAAAACTCGACGAGGCGTATTTTAATCGGGCGGGGGCGTTGGTGGACCGTAAAGAGTTTACGCAGGCCGCCGCAGACCTCGAACAGATTCGTAAGAATTACCAAGACTCCACCAATTATTATCTCCGCTGGGGCGATTTGAAATTTAACCAAGGTTATTACGACCAAGCGTTGGCAGAATATGACCGCGCCGTAGCATTGAAAGCAACCAACGTACAGGCACTGGTCAACCGAGGCGTAGCGTATTTTGAAAAAAAAGACTTTAAATCTGCCCAAGTTGATTTTGAAAAAGCCCTGAAACTTGATTCTCAACAACAACTTGCGTATAATAATTTGGCATTGATTTTTGCGCGGCAAAACCAACTCGACCAAGCCGTGAAAATGGTAGAACGCGCCTTGGACTTCGACCCCGTCAATCCCATTTACCTTAATAATAAAGGCTACATCTTACTTTTACAGAACAAAGCAGAAGAGGCAAAAAAGTTGATTGAACGTGCTTTGGAAAAAGACCCTCAAAACAGCTACGCACATCGTAATTTGGGGTTGTACTGGATGCAAACTGGCAATAAAGTAGAGGCATTGGTTGAATTGAAAAAAGCGTATGACCAAAACCCTTCTACCGACCAAATTCATTTTTGGTTAGGTAAAGCCCAAGCCGATAACAACCAAAAGGACGAAGCCTGTCGTACGTGGCAAAAAGGAGAAGCTATTGGCGATGCGGAAGCAGCCTCTGAGCGGAAGAAAAACTGTCGATAA
- a CDS encoding DMT family transporter, with protein MKNTIIGILFAMLWASASVATKFGIRSADPLILANVRFLLAGTLMLTFGYTFANSEKTLPRGREWGQLAIFALFNTTLYLSAFVLSMREVSAGIGSLSTATGPLFVIVLSAIWLQRRLKWNEALGVVLGLSGAGLATWPLLQNSFATPRGLSILMAGIVSVSAASVYYARISWRLPNVLINGWQVMMGGIMLLPFTIYFADWQHTRWDAQFWGAVGWLIVPVSVISLQLWFYLLRLDAVRASMWLFLCPVFGFTYSSFFLGEPLSWHTFVGTALVVAGLYVAQRIGARAKGFSKPAFDAEKGERI; from the coding sequence ATGAAAAATACAATTATAGGAATCCTCTTTGCGATGCTTTGGGCGTCGGCATCGGTGGCAACGAAATTTGGAATTCGGTCGGCCGACCCGCTCATTTTGGCCAATGTTCGGTTTTTGCTGGCAGGCACGCTTATGTTGACTTTTGGATATACCTTCGCCAATAGCGAAAAAACACTCCCACGAGGACGTGAATGGGGGCAATTGGCCATTTTTGCCCTATTCAATACAACGTTATATTTGAGTGCCTTTGTCCTTTCGATGCGCGAAGTATCGGCGGGCATCGGAAGTTTATCCACGGCTACAGGGCCGTTGTTTGTCATTGTGTTATCAGCAATATGGCTACAGCGCCGCCTCAAGTGGAACGAAGCCCTAGGGGTTGTATTGGGCCTTTCGGGTGCAGGGTTGGCTACCTGGCCTTTGCTCCAAAATAGCTTTGCTACGCCGCGCGGGCTTTCTATTCTGATGGCTGGAATCGTGTCGGTATCGGCTGCGAGTGTATATTATGCCCGTATCTCGTGGCGATTACCCAACGTGCTTATCAACGGTTGGCAAGTAATGATGGGGGGAATTATGCTACTGCCTTTTACAATCTATTTTGCCGATTGGCAACATACCCGCTGGGACGCGCAATTTTGGGGAGCAGTAGGCTGGTTGATTGTCCCCGTTTCGGTCATTTCGTTGCAGTTGTGGTTTTATCTCCTTCGCTTAGATGCCGTGAGGGCCTCTATGTGGCTTTTCCTTTGCCCCGTTTTTGGGTTTACGTACTCTTCTTTTTTTCTGGGAGAACCTCTTTCTTGGCATACGTTTGTAGGAACAGCACTCGTTGTGGCAGGGCTGTACGTAGCCCAGCGCATCGGTGCCCGTGCCAAGGGTTTCTCAAAACCCGCTTTTGACGCCGAAAAAGGCGAAAGGATATGA
- a CDS encoding endonuclease/exonuclease/phosphatase family protein: MVKILTVKVLKYSLYLLICWGCLARAEAQRTKAKPAAKPITLKVMTFNIHHGENNVGKTNLTRVVELVKEYQPDFVALQEIDSVVPRSGKLNQMRILSLLSDYHSAFSAAIDLQGGKYGLGILSKRPIEHVQKLKLPNPDSTEQRILMCALVPLSEGKSIRFCNTHLDHQSALNRGLQAAIINENLQNSIYPVILGGDFNATADNHTLEALTKYWNDAGANSTQATYPGNGKRIDYFWTHSSAPFKVVEYKVLDEPTASDHLPVLVTYSFGK, translated from the coding sequence ATGGTAAAGATACTAACGGTGAAAGTTCTCAAATATAGTCTTTATTTATTGATTTGTTGGGGATGTTTAGCACGTGCGGAGGCTCAAAGAACCAAAGCAAAACCTGCTGCAAAGCCCATCACCCTAAAAGTGATGACGTTCAACATTCACCACGGTGAAAATAACGTGGGTAAAACCAACCTGACGCGAGTAGTGGAATTGGTGAAAGAGTACCAACCTGATTTTGTGGCGTTGCAAGAGATAGACAGCGTAGTTCCTCGCTCGGGGAAGTTGAATCAGATGCGGATTTTGTCGCTTCTTTCGGATTATCATTCAGCATTTTCGGCCGCGATTGACTTGCAGGGAGGAAAGTACGGCTTGGGGATTTTGTCAAAACGGCCGATTGAGCACGTTCAAAAATTAAAGTTACCCAATCCAGACTCAACCGAACAGCGCATTTTGATGTGTGCATTGGTACCCTTGTCGGAAGGAAAATCAATTCGCTTTTGCAACACCCACCTCGATCACCAATCGGCCTTGAATCGTGGTTTACAAGCAGCGATTATCAACGAAAACCTCCAAAATAGCATTTATCCCGTGATTTTGGGAGGGGATTTTAACGCTACTGCCGACAATCACACGCTAGAGGCTTTGACCAAATATTGGAACGACGCAGGGGCTAACTCAACCCAAGCCACGTACCCAGGCAATGGAAAACGCATTGACTATTTTTGGACGCACTCCTCAGCTCCTTTTAAAGTCGTAGAATATAAGGTACTGGACGAGCCCACCGCGTCTGATCATTTACCCGTGTTAGTCACTTATTCGTTTGGCAAATGA
- a CDS encoding AraC family transcriptional regulator codes for MKALLFRVPTVDDRSFRVQVDEGAHFYERLHFHPEFQLTLILEGTGTLVVGDRIDRFQPLDLLLLGADVPHVLLSDPAYFERNAQLQIKACTFFFREEFFLQFFEKTPELRHIHAILQDARRGVRLRFGQPTDVTNQFEQIAQKRSFEQFTALLTFLDFLTLSQDYELLAGASYRKPKQPVDQQRLENVFNFILGHYADPITLEDVANVANLTSPAFCRFLRTHTRKTFSELLSEVRIEHACRLLKDSTKSVSEIAFECGYSNLSNFNRQFKQITKLTPREYVKSAGELGQ; via the coding sequence ATGAAAGCACTTCTATTTCGAGTTCCAACCGTGGACGACCGCTCGTTTCGGGTGCAGGTGGACGAAGGGGCGCATTTTTATGAACGACTCCATTTTCACCCCGAATTTCAGTTGACGCTCATTTTGGAAGGAACGGGCACGCTGGTCGTTGGCGACCGCATCGACCGTTTTCAGCCGTTGGATTTGCTGTTGTTGGGTGCCGATGTGCCGCACGTCCTCCTCAGCGACCCTGCCTATTTTGAGCGAAACGCGCAGTTACAAATAAAGGCGTGTACCTTTTTTTTTAGAGAAGAATTTTTCTTGCAGTTTTTTGAAAAAACGCCAGAGTTACGGCACATTCACGCCATCTTACAAGACGCAAGGCGCGGGGTGCGGCTGCGGTTTGGGCAACCTACTGATGTAACAAATCAGTTTGAACAAATAGCCCAAAAACGTTCTTTTGAACAATTTACGGCTTTGCTGACCTTTCTTGATTTTCTAACGTTGTCGCAAGACTACGAGCTTTTGGCGGGGGCATCGTACCGAAAACCGAAGCAGCCCGTGGATCAACAGCGGCTGGAAAATGTCTTCAATTTTATCTTAGGGCACTATGCCGACCCCATCACGCTAGAGGACGTGGCCAATGTCGCTAATTTGACTTCGCCTGCTTTTTGTCGGTTTTTGCGTACCCACACGCGCAAAACATTTTCGGAACTATTGAGCGAAGTCCGCATTGAGCACGCGTGTCGTTTGCTCAAAGACTCCACCAAAAGTGTCAGCGAAATTGCCTTCGAATGTGGGTACAGCAATTTATCCAATTTCAACCGTCAGTTTAAACAAATCACCAAACTGACGCCCCGAGAGTACGTAAAATCGGCGGGAGAATTGGGTCAATGA
- a CDS encoding DoxX family protein, with translation MSPKALKISYWTTTIIFVLFMTMDGIGGVTQQKDGQEAFKMLGYPMYLLLIVGSAKLLGVIGLLQTYSSIVKEWAYAGFTFNFICAALSWAFVGEHTAFAIFPLVVLAIMAANYYLWKRYLTLH, from the coding sequence ATGAGCCCTAAAGCCCTAAAAATCAGCTACTGGACCACTACAATTATTTTTGTTTTGTTTATGACAATGGATGGCATTGGCGGAGTTACCCAACAAAAAGATGGACAAGAAGCCTTTAAAATGCTCGGCTACCCAATGTACCTTCTACTCATCGTCGGGTCGGCCAAACTGCTCGGCGTCATAGGCTTATTGCAAACCTATTCGTCCATCGTGAAAGAATGGGCTTATGCAGGTTTTACCTTCAATTTCATCTGCGCTGCTCTTTCGTGGGCGTTTGTGGGTGAGCATACGGCTTTTGCCATTTTTCCGTTGGTAGTACTAGCCATCATGGCCGCCAACTACTACCTCTGGAAGCGTTACCTTACTCTTCATTGA
- a CDS encoding VOC family protein produces MIQLTPYLNFEGNCREAMLYYQQCLGGELRLQPVAESPMSAQMPAEVGNQILHAVLEKEGKILLLASDMLGNKRVGGNSITLSIYFQQLNETQVAFEKLAQNGVVTQPLHQTFWGATLGMLTDKFGNHWIFHFSKHPNS; encoded by the coding sequence ATGATACAACTCACGCCTTACCTCAATTTTGAGGGAAACTGTCGCGAAGCCATGCTGTACTACCAACAGTGCTTGGGGGGAGAACTACGGCTACAACCCGTGGCAGAGTCACCGATGTCAGCCCAAATGCCTGCCGAAGTTGGAAACCAAATCTTACATGCTGTCTTGGAAAAAGAAGGCAAAATCTTGCTTTTAGCCTCAGATATGCTTGGGAATAAACGGGTTGGAGGAAATTCAATCACCCTTTCTATTTATTTTCAGCAGCTCAACGAAACACAAGTTGCCTTTGAAAAATTAGCCCAAAACGGAGTAGTTACTCAACCTCTCCATCAAACGTTTTGGGGAGCAACGCTCGGAATGCTTACCGATAAATTTGGCAATCACTGGATATTTCACTTTTCTAAACACCCCAACTCATGA
- a CDS encoding VOC family protein, translating to MKTPPLSINLWFNGNAEEAVAFYTSIFSDASTGRITRSGDQVLAIGFELNGQPFVALNGGPQFSFSEAISFIVNGETQDEIDYYWKKLSADADPNAQQCGWLKDKFGVSWQIVPTQLSEMLGSPDPQQAQRVLNALLGMKKIDIAQLEAAANA from the coding sequence ATGAAAACACCCCCTCTTTCCATTAATCTTTGGTTTAACGGCAATGCCGAAGAAGCTGTCGCATTTTACACTTCTATTTTTAGCGACGCTAGTACGGGTCGTATTACCCGTTCTGGAGACCAAGTACTCGCCATTGGCTTTGAACTAAATGGGCAACCCTTTGTAGCGCTCAACGGCGGCCCGCAGTTTAGTTTTAGTGAAGCTATTTCGTTCATCGTCAATGGCGAAACTCAAGACGAAATCGACTACTACTGGAAAAAATTATCGGCTGACGCTGACCCAAACGCCCAACAGTGCGGCTGGCTCAAAGATAAGTTTGGGGTTTCTTGGCAAATTGTCCCTACTCAGCTTAGTGAAATGCTTGGCAGCCCTGACCCACAACAAGCCCAACGGGTCTTAAACGCCTTGCTTGGAATGAAAAAAATAGACATTGCCCAATTGGAAGCTGCTGCAAACGCCTAA
- a CDS encoding GlxA family transcriptional regulator produces the protein MKHVSILVPETAVSAAIVDPRYMFTAVNEFIKGQGRPPLFNVQLVGMTKEVRLNDGLISIHCDAVISDLPKTDLIIVPAVSGHIEHALERNQALVPWIVDQYKRGAEVASLCLGAFLLASTGLLNGKSCSTHWLFANEFRRMFPDVTLTDDKIIVEHKGLYSSGGAHSYWNLLLHLVEKYAGREMAILAAKFFVLDIGLDSQSPFSIFKGQKMHEDLEIKKVQDFIETNYQDKITVDDLSDTFGIGRRTFERRFKKATNNTVVEYLQRVKMEVAKKQFELTRKTVNEVMYDVGYTDTKAFRDVFRKVTGLSPIDYKNKYNKDAA, from the coding sequence ATGAAACACGTCTCGATTTTAGTGCCTGAAACGGCAGTCTCTGCGGCTATCGTTGACCCAAGGTATATGTTTACGGCCGTCAATGAATTTATCAAAGGCCAAGGACGCCCGCCGCTGTTCAATGTGCAATTGGTGGGTATGACCAAAGAAGTGCGACTCAACGATGGCCTAATTTCGATCCATTGCGACGCCGTTATTAGCGACCTTCCCAAAACCGACCTCATCATTGTGCCTGCCGTTAGCGGGCATATCGAGCACGCCTTAGAGCGAAACCAAGCCTTGGTTCCGTGGATAGTTGACCAATACAAACGCGGGGCTGAGGTGGCAAGCTTATGTTTAGGTGCGTTTTTATTGGCTTCAACGGGGCTGCTAAACGGCAAATCATGCTCAACGCATTGGCTTTTTGCCAACGAATTTCGACGAATGTTCCCCGACGTTACCCTCACTGACGACAAAATAATCGTGGAGCATAAAGGTCTGTATTCGAGCGGTGGGGCACATTCGTATTGGAATTTGCTATTGCATTTGGTGGAAAAATACGCAGGTCGAGAAATGGCGATTTTAGCAGCCAAGTTTTTTGTACTCGATATTGGACTCGATAGCCAATCACCGTTTAGCATTTTTAAGGGTCAAAAAATGCACGAAGATCTTGAAATCAAGAAAGTACAAGACTTTATAGAAACCAATTACCAAGATAAAATTACGGTGGACGACCTTTCGGATACGTTTGGAATTGGCCGCAGGACGTTTGAACGACGGTTTAAAAAAGCCACTAATAACACGGTGGTGGAGTATTTACAACGCGTGAAAATGGAAGTTGCTAAAAAACAGTTTGAACTCACCCGCAAAACGGTCAACGAAGTGATGTACGACGTAGGTTATACGGATACGAAGGCATTTAGAGATGTATTCAGAAAAGTGACGGGACTGTCGCCCATTGATTACAAAAATAAGTATAACAAAGACGCGGCCTGA
- a CDS encoding dihydrodipicolinate synthase family protein — protein MKPSWIGVYPAVTTKFFEDETLDIKMFTYNIDEQIKAGVHGIIICGSLGENSTLTYDEKLTLLTAAREVIADRVPLVIGVAENSTRVAVNFVKEAEQAGADGIMLLPPMRYPSDDRETLHFMHTVADATDLPYMVYNNPVAYKTFVSIPMFKDLAQNAHFESMKESTGDVRYMTDIINELGGRFKIMSGVDDLALESLLMGADGWIAGLVDAFPRETVVIYELAKQGRIAEAREIYRWFFPLLHLDVSTKFVQNIKLAEVATGLGTEYVRQPRLPLVGEEREHVLKVINDSLAKRPVLPQI, from the coding sequence ATGAAACCAAGCTGGATTGGAGTTTACCCCGCCGTCACGACGAAGTTTTTCGAGGACGAAACGTTGGACATCAAGATGTTCACGTACAACATCGACGAACAAATCAAAGCAGGAGTGCACGGAATTATCATCTGTGGGTCGTTAGGAGAAAATAGTACCCTAACCTACGATGAAAAACTAACCCTCTTGACGGCGGCCCGCGAGGTGATTGCTGACCGTGTGCCGTTGGTGATTGGAGTGGCCGAAAATAGCACCCGAGTAGCGGTCAATTTTGTAAAAGAAGCCGAGCAAGCGGGCGCTGATGGCATCATGTTGTTGCCGCCGATGCGCTACCCTTCCGACGACCGCGAGACACTCCATTTCATGCACACCGTCGCCGATGCTACTGACCTTCCGTACATGGTATATAACAACCCCGTGGCGTACAAGACCTTTGTAAGCATTCCGATGTTCAAAGATTTGGCTCAAAATGCGCACTTTGAATCCATGAAGGAGTCAACGGGTGATGTGCGTTATATGACGGATATTATCAACGAATTGGGCGGGCGTTTCAAAATCATGTCGGGAGTAGATGACTTGGCACTTGAAAGCCTTTTGATGGGTGCTGACGGTTGGATTGCTGGATTGGTGGACGCCTTCCCGCGCGAAACGGTCGTGATTTATGAATTAGCCAAACAAGGCCGTATCGCCGAAGCCCGCGAGATTTACCGTTGGTTCTTCCCACTGTTGCACTTAGATGTTTCAACGAAGTTTGTACAAAATATCAAATTGGCCGAAGTAGCTACGGGCTTAGGAACGGAGTATGTTCGTCAGCCACGCTTGCCATTGGTAGGCGAAGAACGCGAGCATGTATTGAAGGTAATCAACGATTCATTAGCAAAACGCCCTGTATTGCCACAGATTTAA
- a CDS encoding YafY family protein: MPANRNALIRYKTIDACLRNRYRKWTLEDLIEKVSEAMYEYEGMDKGISRRTIQADLQMMRSDKLGYFAPIVVVDKKYYTYEDPTYSITQIPLTELDLQRMNEAVEVLRQFKGFSHFQQLTDVIQKLEGHVYAAKHHQQTVIDFEKNENLRGLSFLETLYQAVVRQKAVSMTYQSFRAKEANQFTFHVWWLKEYKNRWFAVGVKNHLSEVLHLALDRIIECSIDEDKPFRANEHLQPEAFYQHVIGVTVSPNQRPRRVRLWVAAAHAPYLETKPLHSSQVTLERQQEGIVFELFVQLNFELEKEILGFGEIIKVLSPDALRKRIQQRLKEGAENYG; the protein is encoded by the coding sequence ATGCCCGCCAACCGCAACGCCCTTATAAGATACAAGACCATTGACGCTTGTTTGCGTAACCGCTACCGCAAATGGACGCTCGAAGACCTCATTGAAAAAGTCTCCGAAGCCATGTATGAGTACGAAGGAATGGACAAAGGCATCAGTCGCCGCACGATTCAGGCAGACCTTCAAATGATGAGAAGCGATAAGTTGGGGTACTTCGCACCGATTGTGGTGGTTGACAAGAAATATTACACTTACGAAGACCCAACTTATAGTATAACCCAAATTCCCCTAACGGAGCTAGACTTACAACGGATGAACGAAGCCGTGGAGGTGTTGCGTCAGTTTAAGGGATTTTCGCATTTTCAACAGCTTACGGATGTTATTCAAAAGCTAGAAGGGCACGTATATGCGGCCAAACACCATCAGCAAACTGTCATTGATTTTGAGAAGAATGAAAACCTACGGGGGTTGTCGTTTTTGGAGACCTTGTACCAAGCCGTGGTGCGGCAGAAGGCGGTTTCGATGACTTACCAATCGTTTCGAGCCAAAGAAGCCAACCAATTTACGTTTCATGTGTGGTGGCTCAAAGAGTACAAAAACCGTTGGTTTGCAGTTGGAGTCAAAAACCACCTTTCCGAAGTTCTTCACTTGGCACTCGACCGAATCATTGAATGTAGTATCGACGAAGACAAGCCCTTTCGAGCCAACGAGCACCTACAGCCCGAAGCGTTTTATCAGCACGTCATTGGCGTGACGGTCAGCCCTAATCAGCGCCCCCGACGAGTGCGGCTTTGGGTGGCTGCGGCCCACGCACCTTACTTAGAAACCAAGCCATTGCACAGTTCGCAAGTAACGTTGGAGCGTCAACAAGAAGGGATTGTATTTGAGCTTTTTGTCCAACTCAACTTTGAATTAGAAAAAGAAATTTTAGGATTCGGGGAAATTATCAAAGTCCTGTCACCCGATGCCCTCCGTAAACGCATTCAACAGCGTTTGAAGGAAGGTGCTGAAAATTACGGGTAA